One part of the Algibacter sp. L1A34 genome encodes these proteins:
- the ccsA gene encoding cytochrome c biogenesis protein yields the protein MQKKIANILFSTRLTSVLFLAFAAAMATGTFLDAGQDMSPTPYTRNLIYNTWWFEGIMVFFVINFVGNIFRFRLYKKEKWATFILHLAFIFILLGAFITRYASFEGMMAIREGETENSFLSQKTYITAYIDGDFKIDGVAQRRVLENEVDFSGRLDNDFNINSEYNKKPINIQLEKFIVGAEEDIIPDENGESYLKIVEAGTSGPHNHFLKVGQVSSVHNVLFALNKPTDGAINITLENDNLTINSPFDGEYMTMATRAKGLLVKDSIQPLHLRSGYSIGNMQIVFPKPVVKGVFDVVKKAEFLKNNEDGLVLKVTANGETQNVGLLGGKGSNSSFKQIKVGGLDFAFKYGSKKLELPFSIKLNDFEAERYPGTERGYSAYSSEVTVLDEKEGDFDYKIFMNNILDHGGYRFFQSGFDPDEKGTILSVNHDYWGSLITYIGYFMLYFGMMSILFSKHSRFGDLKKQLEKLKAKKAKTLAVVMLCFGLQGFAQEHSANDGHNHNNKPTKTQIDSVLRANITPKAHASEFGNLVIQDLSGRMMPINTYASEMLRKLSKHDSYENFDANQVFLSIQESPQLWYNVPIIYLKTKKADSIRHMIGVDLDEQYATLADFFTERGEYILAPYLDEAYKAQVPNGFQKEFKEADQRVNLLFNTVEGRSLKIFPIPNDDNHKWISNFDYKEDPTVIKDSLYNNFVKSGFLAYLYTLNSAKKSGDFSQASKLLKAFKDTQHRYGGSVMLSDQKVKTEVLYNKYDIFKKLFSWYMYAGTLMFVLLIIQIFKSHSKGLNTAIKVFKFIVIGLFILHTAGLIVRWYLSGHAPWSDAYESMIYVAWATMLFGLLFGRKSDLTMASTAFVTAMILMIAHWNWMDPAIANLQPVLNSYWLMIHVAVIVASYGPFTLGMILGVVSLFLMIFTNKDNKDKMLLNIKELTVINEMALTVGLVMLTIGNFLGGMWANESWGRYWGWDPKETWALISIMIYAFVIHMRLVPGLRGRWFFNLWSIIAFASILMTYFGVNFYLAGLHSYASGDQIVSVKFIVIACGIVAVLGAFAYRGHVKYYKK from the coding sequence ATGCAAAAAAAAATAGCTAACATACTTTTTTCAACGCGTTTAACATCTGTATTATTTCTTGCTTTTGCCGCAGCCATGGCAACAGGTACCTTTTTAGATGCCGGACAAGACATGTCTCCAACGCCATATACACGTAATTTAATTTACAACACTTGGTGGTTCGAGGGCATTATGGTGTTTTTTGTAATTAACTTTGTTGGTAACATTTTTCGTTTTAGATTATACAAAAAAGAAAAATGGGCAACTTTCATTCTGCATTTAGCTTTCATTTTTATTCTTTTAGGTGCATTTATTACGCGATATGCCAGTTTTGAAGGCATGATGGCCATTCGTGAAGGTGAAACTGAAAATTCATTTCTTTCTCAAAAAACATATATAACGGCATATATTGATGGTGATTTTAAAATAGATGGCGTTGCACAACGTCGTGTTTTGGAAAATGAAGTCGATTTCTCTGGACGTTTAGATAATGATTTTAACATAAACAGCGAGTACAATAAAAAGCCAATAAATATTCAACTAGAAAAATTTATTGTTGGAGCAGAGGAAGATATTATTCCAGACGAAAACGGCGAATCTTATTTAAAAATAGTAGAAGCAGGAACTAGTGGTCCGCATAATCATTTCTTAAAAGTAGGTCAAGTATCTAGTGTGCACAATGTATTATTTGCATTAAATAAACCAACCGATGGCGCTATAAATATTACTTTAGAAAACGATAACCTAACCATTAATTCTCCTTTTGATGGGGAATACATGACTATGGCAACGCGTGCTAAAGGTTTACTTGTAAAAGATAGCATACAGCCTTTACATTTACGTTCTGGGTATTCTATTGGTAACATGCAAATTGTATTTCCAAAACCTGTTGTAAAAGGTGTTTTTGATGTAGTTAAAAAAGCAGAATTCCTTAAAAACAATGAAGATGGTCTAGTTTTAAAAGTTACTGCTAATGGTGAAACTCAAAATGTAGGGTTACTTGGAGGAAAAGGATCAAACAGTAGTTTTAAACAAATAAAGGTTGGTGGATTAGATTTCGCTTTTAAGTACGGTTCTAAGAAATTAGAATTGCCTTTTTCAATTAAATTGAACGATTTTGAGGCTGAACGTTATCCAGGAACAGAAAGAGGATATTCTGCTTATTCTAGTGAAGTAACTGTTTTGGATGAAAAAGAAGGTGATTTTGATTATAAAATTTTTATGAATAATATTTTAGATCATGGTGGTTATCGCTTTTTTCAATCAGGTTTCGATCCAGATGAAAAAGGAACTATACTTTCTGTAAATCATGATTATTGGGGATCGTTAATCACTTATATTGGTTATTTTATGCTGTATTTTGGAATGATGTCGATTTTGTTTTCTAAGCATTCTCGTTTTGGTGATTTAAAAAAGCAACTCGAAAAGTTAAAAGCTAAAAAAGCCAAGACCTTAGCCGTTGTTATGCTGTGTTTTGGATTACAAGGGTTTGCTCAAGAGCATTCGGCAAACGACGGGCATAACCATAATAACAAACCTACAAAAACACAAATAGATTCTGTTTTAAGAGCTAATATTACTCCTAAGGCACATGCATCAGAATTTGGAAATTTGGTGATTCAGGATTTAAGCGGGCGTATGATGCCTATAAATACTTACGCTTCGGAAATGCTGAGAAAGTTAAGTAAGCATGATTCTTACGAAAATTTTGATGCCAACCAAGTGTTTTTATCTATTCAAGAAAGTCCGCAATTATGGTACAATGTGCCTATAATTTACTTAAAAACTAAAAAGGCCGATTCTATACGCCATATGATTGGTGTGGATTTAGATGAACAATATGCTACTCTGGCCGATTTTTTCACCGAAAGGGGAGAGTATATTTTAGCACCTTATTTAGATGAAGCATACAAAGCGCAAGTGCCAAATGGTTTTCAGAAAGAATTTAAAGAAGCCGATCAACGTGTAAATTTATTATTCAATACGGTTGAAGGACGTTCGTTAAAAATATTCCCAATTCCTAATGATGATAACCATAAATGGATTTCTAATTTCGATTATAAAGAAGATCCAACGGTTATAAAAGATTCACTTTACAATAATTTTGTAAAAAGTGGATTCTTAGCATATTTATACACTTTAAATTCAGCTAAAAAATCTGGCGATTTCTCTCAAGCTTCAAAACTGCTAAAAGCTTTTAAAGATACACAGCATAGGTACGGTGGTTCGGTTATGTTAAGTGATCAAAAGGTGAAAACAGAAGTATTATATAACAAATATGATATTTTTAAAAAATTATTTAGTTGGTATATGTACGCAGGTACGTTAATGTTTGTATTATTAATTATTCAAATATTTAAATCACACAGTAAAGGTTTAAATACGGCTATTAAAGTCTTTAAGTTTATAGTTATTGGTTTGTTTATATTGCATACAGCAGGTTTAATTGTACGTTGGTATTTATCTGGCCATGCACCATGGAGTGATGCTTACGAATCTATGATTTATGTGGCTTGGGCTACTATGCTATTCGGATTGCTTTTTGGTAGAAAAAGTGATTTAACCATGGCGTCAACTGCATTTGTAACAGCAATGATTTTAATGATTGCACATTGGAACTGGATGGATCCAGCAATAGCAAATTTACAACCCGTATTAAATAGTTATTGGTTAATGATTCACGTTGCGGTAATTGTAGCGAGTTATGGGCCTTTTACTTTAGGAATGATTTTAGGAGTAGTATCTTTATTCTTAATGATTTTCACCAATAAGGATAATAAAGATAAAATGTTACTCAACATTAAGGAGCTAACGGTAATAAACGAAATGGCTTTAACCGTAGGTTTGGTTATGCTAACCATAGGAAACTTTTTAGGAGGTATGTGGGCCAACGAAAGTTGGGGGCGCTATTGGGGCTGGGATCCAAAAGAAACTTGGGCGCTTATTAGTATTATGATTTATGCTTTTGTTATACACATGCGTTTGGTGCCAGGATTAAGAGGGCGTTGGTTCTTTAACCTATGGTCTATAATAGCTTTTGCTAGTATATTAATGACTTATTTTGGAGTGAATTTCTACTTAGCAGGGCTACATAGTTACGCTAGTGGTGATCAAATTGTGAGTGTTAAATTTATTGTTATTGCTTGTGGTATTGTGGCTGTTTTAGGAGCTTTCGCTTATCGAGGACATGTGAAGTATTATAAAAAGTAA
- a CDS encoding group III truncated hemoglobin, with the protein MKKDLETREDVYLLVSSFYKKVRQDKVLSPFFNDVIKDWDAHLERLTTFWEASLFLKTKYTGNPLETHIKVDADNKNKISERHFGLWLNLWLETIDELFEGDFAQNAKFKARKMGSFLYLKMFEARMGK; encoded by the coding sequence ATGAAAAAAGATCTCGAAACCCGCGAAGATGTATATTTACTTGTTTCTTCATTTTATAAAAAAGTGAGGCAAGATAAAGTTTTATCGCCTTTTTTTAACGACGTTATAAAAGATTGGGATGCCCATCTCGAACGTCTTACAACTTTCTGGGAGGCCTCTTTATTTCTAAAAACAAAATACACAGGTAATCCGCTTGAAACTCATATAAAAGTAGATGCCGATAATAAAAATAAAATTAGTGAACGCCATTTCGGACTTTGGCTAAACCTCTGGTTAGAAACCATCGATGAGCTTTTTGAAGGCGACTTTGCACAAAACGCGAAATTTAAAGCCCGAAAAATGGGATCATTCTTATATTTAAAAATGTTTGAAGCTAGAATGGGGAAGTAG
- a CDS encoding Rossmann-like and DUF2520 domain-containing protein, giving the protein MISVVILGAGNVASHLYRGFREADNVTVSQWYNRSLDSISEHSNEVDITDDLTNLKLADVYILAVSDDAIGALSEQLPFEDRVVVHTSGGVGVYDLDKKHRRGVLYPLQSFTKGAELDFADVPICIETIDKKSFPMLKELALSLGGPIQKVNSDQRRVLHLAAVFVNNFTNQLYRIGHEITESEGAEFDILKPLILETAKKIEHLSPFRAQTGPAIRRDKKTIKKHLRILDNNIEHKKIYELLTSSIQKTHGRKKL; this is encoded by the coding sequence ATGATTTCAGTAGTAATTTTAGGGGCTGGCAATGTGGCTAGCCATTTGTATAGAGGATTTCGAGAGGCAGATAATGTAACTGTTTCTCAATGGTATAACAGGAGTTTAGATTCGATTTCGGAGCATAGCAACGAGGTTGATATTACAGACGATTTAACGAATTTAAAGCTTGCCGATGTTTATATTTTGGCAGTTAGTGATGACGCTATTGGTGCGCTATCGGAACAACTTCCCTTTGAAGACCGTGTAGTTGTGCATACTTCGGGTGGTGTTGGTGTTTACGATTTAGATAAAAAACACAGACGTGGCGTGCTGTACCCGCTGCAAAGTTTTACCAAGGGTGCGGAATTGGATTTTGCCGATGTACCAATTTGCATTGAAACGATTGATAAAAAAAGTTTCCCGATGTTAAAGGAATTAGCCTTAAGTTTAGGTGGCCCGATACAGAAGGTTAATAGCGACCAACGGCGTGTGCTACATTTGGCGGCTGTTTTTGTGAATAATTTCACGAATCAGTTATATAGAATTGGCCATGAAATTACAGAAAGTGAAGGAGCAGAATTTGATATCTTGAAACCGTTGATATTAGAAACGGCAAAAAAAATAGAGCATTTATCGCCATTTAGAGCGCAAACTGGACCTGCTATTCGCCGTGATAAAAAAACGATTAAAAAGCACTTGAGAATTTTAGATAATAATATTGAGCATAAAAAGATTTACGAACTACTAACATCGTCAATACAGAAAACACATGGAAGAAAAAAGTTATAA
- a CDS encoding KdsC family phosphatase — translation MEEKSYKEYLEHITTFVFDVDGVLTDGTVSVLTNGEMLRTMNVKDGYAIRAAVDKGYNMCIISGGKNEGVRKRLEGLGIKDIYLGAQNKIEQLNDYFTKNDIKSENVLFMGDDIPDYPVMKGIGLPCCPQDAVPEIKGISKYISHKKGGKGAVRDVIEQVLKVQGKWSGFFSAQFD, via the coding sequence ATGGAAGAAAAAAGTTATAAAGAATATTTGGAACACATTACAACCTTTGTTTTTGATGTTGATGGGGTACTTACTGATGGTACCGTTTCAGTTTTAACAAACGGAGAAATGCTAAGAACTATGAATGTTAAAGACGGTTATGCCATTAGAGCTGCTGTTGATAAAGGTTATAACATGTGTATTATTTCTGGAGGTAAAAATGAGGGCGTGCGCAAACGATTAGAAGGTTTAGGTATTAAGGATATTTATTTGGGGGCGCAAAATAAAATTGAGCAATTGAATGATTATTTCACGAAAAATGATATTAAATCGGAAAACGTACTTTTTATGGGTGACGATATTCCAGATTACCCTGTAATGAAAGGGATTGGCTTACCTTGTTGTCCGCAAGATGCCGTACCAGAAATTAAAGGTATCTCTAAATATATTTCGCATAAAAAAGGTGGTAAAGGCGCTGTTCGTGATGTTATTGAACAGGTTTTGAAGGTGCAAGGGAAATGGAGTGGTTTTTTCTCTGCTCAGTTTGACTAA
- a CDS encoding geranylgeranylglycerol-phosphate geranylgeranyltransferase — protein sequence MLNLLNLIRWKNLLMIALAQLLLKYALLEPFGIATSLDGFGIFLLIFATICIAAAGNIINDIYDVETDFVNKPHKLIVGNSISEKTAYNLFIIFNIIGVGVGFYISHLVGKSPFFSLFVIISALLYVYATYLKRTLLIGNIVISILVGLSVLIVGIFELLPVLTLENRAIQLTFFKIILDYAMFAFLLNLLREIAKDLEDIDGDYKAGMNTLPIAIGRDRTTKVLFVLSIIPIFLIIYYVVNSLYTDIFAAGYYIFFIIGPIIFTSIKLFSAKTKKDYHFISDLLKLVMFFGVLSLLIYYFNLKA from the coding sequence ATGCTTAACTTATTAAACCTTATTCGTTGGAAGAATTTATTAATGATTGCTCTAGCTCAATTATTATTAAAATACGCACTTTTAGAGCCTTTTGGAATAGCGACGAGTTTGGATGGTTTTGGTATTTTTCTTTTAATTTTTGCCACAATTTGCATTGCTGCAGCGGGCAATATTATTAACGACATTTATGATGTGGAGACCGATTTTGTAAACAAACCACATAAACTTATTGTTGGTAATTCAATTTCGGAAAAAACGGCTTACAACCTATTTATTATTTTTAATATTATTGGTGTTGGTGTTGGATTCTATATTTCGCATTTAGTTGGGAAAAGTCCATTTTTTTCACTTTTTGTTATTATTTCTGCTTTGCTTTACGTTTACGCTACTTATTTAAAACGCACGCTTTTAATAGGAAATATTGTTATTTCAATCTTAGTTGGTTTAAGCGTCTTAATTGTTGGGATTTTCGAATTACTACCTGTACTTACTTTAGAAAACAGAGCCATTCAACTCACTTTTTTTAAAATTATTCTAGACTATGCTATGTTTGCATTTCTGCTTAATTTATTGCGAGAAATCGCCAAAGACTTAGAAGATATCGACGGTGACTACAAAGCAGGAATGAATACTTTACCCATTGCTATTGGTAGAGATAGAACCACTAAAGTCTTATTTGTTTTATCGATAATACCGATATTTTTGATAATTTATTATGTTGTAAATTCGTTATATACAGATATTTTTGCTGCTGGTTATTATATATTTTTTATTATAGGCCCCATAATCTTTACGAGCATTAAATTGTTTAGCGCTAAAACTAAAAAAGATTATCATTTTATTAGTGATTTATTAAAATTGGTTATGTTTTTTGGAGTGCTTTCACTGTTAATTTATTATTTTAATTTGAAAGCTTAA
- a CDS encoding Maf-like protein has protein sequence MLKEKLKNYNIILASGSPRRQQFFKDLGLDFKIRLKPVKEEYPNRLTHFEISNYLAQLKALPFKEELQKNDILITSDTIVWNDNKALGKPKDEADAFNILKSLSNKTHEVITSVCFTTKTSEKTLYSITKVTFKDFTDEEITYYIKTSKPFDKAGAYGIQEWIGQIGVTKLEGSYFNVMGLPTHLVYQTLNNIANKPF, from the coding sequence ATGTTAAAAGAAAAATTAAAAAACTATAATATTATTCTTGCTTCTGGCTCACCACGCAGGCAACAATTTTTTAAAGACTTGGGTTTAGATTTTAAAATTAGACTTAAGCCTGTAAAAGAAGAATATCCAAATCGATTAACTCATTTTGAAATTAGTAATTATTTAGCACAACTAAAAGCACTTCCTTTTAAAGAAGAATTACAAAAAAATGATATTTTAATTACCAGCGATACTATTGTTTGGAACGATAACAAAGCACTTGGAAAGCCTAAAGATGAAGCCGATGCTTTCAATATTTTAAAATCATTAAGTAATAAAACTCACGAAGTGATTACTTCGGTCTGCTTTACCACCAAAACATCCGAAAAAACACTATACTCTATTACTAAAGTTACTTTTAAAGACTTTACAGATGAAGAAATTACTTATTATATAAAAACATCAAAACCTTTTGATAAGGCAGGTGCTTACGGTATTCAAGAATGGATTGGACAAATTGGTGTTACCAAACTAGAAGGCTCTTATTTTAATGTTATGGGTTTGCCAACGCACTTGGTTTACCAAACACTGAATAACATTGCCAATAAACCATTTTAA
- a CDS encoding mechanosensitive ion channel domain-containing protein gives MQFLDTFQNELISTAIVLIVLFIIRYLIHFAITKIGRKSGINDARVRLIRRYITVTLFLIAILIESFIFGAQVHDLAVVFSSVFAVIGIALFAIWSILSNITSGIIMFFNFPYKVGDKIEIHDKDFPIRAIIEDIRAFQIHLRLDNGNLVTYPNNLMLQKAVTLIQKDAIDEAHDDGVDAI, from the coding sequence ATGCAGTTTTTGGATACCTTTCAAAATGAATTAATAAGTACAGCAATTGTACTTATCGTTTTGTTCATTATTAGATATTTAATTCATTTTGCCATTACCAAAATTGGACGTAAAAGCGGTATAAATGACGCCCGAGTTCGCTTAATTCGTCGTTATATTACCGTAACCTTGTTTTTAATAGCAATTTTAATAGAATCTTTTATATTTGGAGCACAAGTCCACGATTTGGCAGTTGTTTTTTCTTCCGTTTTTGCTGTTATTGGTATTGCGCTGTTTGCTATTTGGTCAATTTTAAGCAACATAACTTCTGGTATTATTATGTTTTTCAACTTCCCATATAAAGTGGGTGATAAAATTGAAATTCACGATAAAGATTTCCCTATAAGAGCCATTATTGAAGATATTAGAGCTTTTCAAATTCATTTAAGGTTAGATAATGGCAATTTAGTAACCTACCCTAACAATCTAATGTTACAAAAAGCCGTAACTTTAATTCAAAAAGATGCCATTGATGAGGCTCATGATGACGGCGTAGATGCTATTTAA
- the corA gene encoding magnesium/cobalt transporter CorA, with protein MAKTRKHNYKKKAGQIPGTAIYTGSKSSEKLFIEVFDYNEKRFTEKHLTDVSETIQYKGSDSITWININGLNHVEEIEKLSTHYEFHPLVLEDIVNISQRPKIDEYDNYFFIVLKMLYYDKDEKIISEQVSFILGKDHVLSFQESEGDVFDAVRERIRHGKGRVRNMNSDYLLYVLIDAVVDYYFNIIEILGDKIEDFETDIFNGNATEDVSQNIQNLKREILKVRRAIFPLREVINRIEKTDNELISKQTLNYYRDVYDHLIQVAENIDIYREMIWSLMDMYMTTISNKMNEVMKVLTIMASIFIPLTFIAGIYGMNFENIPELHYHNSYYILWCVMIAIFIGMIIYFKRKKWL; from the coding sequence ATGGCAAAAACGAGAAAACACAATTATAAAAAAAAGGCAGGCCAAATACCGGGAACAGCTATTTATACCGGTTCAAAATCTTCAGAAAAACTATTTATTGAAGTATTTGATTACAATGAAAAAAGATTTACTGAAAAACATTTAACCGATGTTTCGGAAACCATCCAATACAAAGGAAGTGATTCCATTACTTGGATAAACATAAATGGCTTAAACCATGTTGAAGAAATTGAAAAACTTTCTACGCACTATGAATTTCATCCGCTTGTATTAGAAGATATTGTAAACATTTCTCAACGCCCAAAAATTGATGAATACGACAATTACTTTTTTATTGTTTTAAAGATGCTTTATTATGATAAGGACGAAAAAATAATCTCGGAGCAAGTCAGCTTTATTTTAGGCAAAGACCATGTATTGTCTTTCCAAGAATCTGAAGGTGATGTTTTTGATGCCGTTAGAGAGCGTATTAGACATGGGAAAGGAAGAGTTAGAAACATGAATTCCGACTATTTACTTTATGTATTAATAGATGCTGTAGTGGATTATTATTTCAATATTATAGAAATATTAGGCGATAAAATTGAAGATTTTGAAACTGATATTTTTAATGGAAATGCTACGGAAGATGTAAGTCAGAACATTCAAAATTTAAAACGTGAAATTTTAAAAGTGCGCCGCGCCATTTTCCCACTTCGCGAAGTTATAAACCGTATTGAAAAAACTGACAACGAATTAATTTCAAAACAAACTCTAAATTATTACAGAGATGTTTACGACCATTTAATTCAAGTCGCTGAAAACATCGATATTTACCGCGAAATGATTTGGAGTTTAATGGATATGTACATGACTACCATTAGCAATAAAATGAACGAAGTAATGAAAGTACTTACTATTATGGCTTCCATTTTTATTCCGTTAACATTTATTGCAGGCATTTACGGCATGAATTTCGAAAACATTCCTGAGTTACACTACCACAATTCCTATTACATTCTTTGGTGCGTTATGATTGCTATTTTTATTGGAATGATTATCTATTTTAAACGAAAAAAGTGGCTTTAA